Proteins from a single region of Pseudomonas sp. 10S4:
- the mdcE gene encoding biotin-independent malonate decarboxylase subunit gamma encodes MRGLNWFNALSNGAQPVDGLPASLKVADGVLGDQPVRFIAVVTDPENRFPRARNGEVGLLEGWGLAKAVDEVIAADVDKPNKRAVIAIVDVPSQAYGRREEALGIHQALAGAADSYARARLAGHAVIGLLVGKAMSGAFLAHGYQANRLIALRDPGVMVHAMGKASAARVTLRSVEELEALAASVPPMAYDIDSYASLGLLWETLSVEQIEQPTVQDLTRVTECLSLAISDVAAKGRDLSTRLGASNRAASSKVRELLRAQW; translated from the coding sequence ATGAGAGGTTTGAACTGGTTCAACGCCTTGAGCAACGGGGCACAACCGGTCGACGGTTTGCCTGCTTCGTTGAAGGTTGCCGACGGTGTTTTGGGTGATCAACCGGTGCGGTTTATTGCCGTGGTGACCGACCCCGAAAACCGTTTTCCCCGTGCTCGCAATGGTGAAGTCGGCCTGTTGGAAGGCTGGGGCCTGGCCAAGGCTGTGGATGAAGTGATCGCCGCTGACGTTGATAAACCGAACAAGCGCGCCGTGATCGCCATCGTCGATGTGCCGAGCCAAGCCTACGGTCGCCGTGAAGAAGCCCTCGGCATTCACCAAGCATTGGCCGGGGCGGCGGACAGCTACGCTCGCGCCCGATTGGCCGGCCATGCGGTGATTGGTTTACTGGTGGGCAAGGCAATGTCCGGGGCATTTTTGGCCCATGGTTATCAAGCCAATCGACTGATCGCCCTGCGTGATCCGGGCGTGATGGTGCATGCCATGGGCAAGGCGTCGGCAGCGCGGGTGACCTTGCGCAGTGTCGAAGAACTGGAAGCCTTGGCCGCCAGCGTGCCGCCGATGGCGTATGACATCGACAGCTATGCGAGCCTCGGGTTGCTTTGGGAAACCTTGTCGGTGGAACAGATTGAGCAGCCGACGGTGCAGGATCTGACGCGAGTGACTGAATGCCTGAGCCTGGCGATCAGCGATGTCGCCGCGAAGGGCCGCGACCTGAGCACCCGCTTGGGCGCCAGCAACCGGGCGGCATCGAGCAAGGTTCGCGAACTGCTGAGAGCGCAGTGGTGA
- a CDS encoding biotin-independent malonate decarboxylase subunit beta — translation MTDLLNKHSFVELGARQRAKALLDAGTFRELLDPFQRVMSPWLSRQGVVPQADDGVVIAKGSIGGLPVVIAAIEGAFQGGSLGEVGGAKISGALELAAEDNRKGIPTRAVLLLETGGVRLQEANLGLAAIADIHAAIVDLRQYQPVVGVVAGSVGCFGGMSIAAGLCSYLLVTQEARLGLNGPQVIEQEAGLEEYDSRDRPFIWSLTGGEQRFASGLVDRYVADDVVQIQQQVSELLKQGLPAQQRSQQAELFLQRLARLDAEPQIEPSVVRDLYQGERS, via the coding sequence ATGACTGATCTCCTTAACAAGCACAGCTTCGTGGAACTCGGCGCCCGGCAACGGGCGAAAGCCTTGCTCGACGCCGGCACCTTCCGCGAATTGCTCGACCCGTTTCAACGGGTCATGTCGCCATGGCTGTCGCGCCAAGGCGTAGTGCCGCAAGCCGATGACGGCGTGGTGATCGCCAAGGGCAGCATCGGCGGTTTGCCGGTGGTGATTGCCGCGATTGAAGGCGCCTTTCAGGGCGGCAGCCTCGGCGAAGTCGGCGGAGCCAAAATTTCCGGTGCGCTGGAGCTGGCCGCTGAAGATAACCGCAAAGGCATTCCAACCCGCGCTGTGCTGCTGCTGGAAACCGGTGGCGTGCGTTTGCAGGAAGCCAATCTCGGGTTGGCGGCGATTGCCGATATTCACGCGGCGATTGTCGATCTGCGCCAGTACCAACCGGTGGTTGGCGTCGTGGCCGGCAGCGTCGGTTGTTTTGGCGGGATGTCGATTGCGGCCGGGTTGTGCAGTTATTTGCTGGTGACCCAGGAAGCGCGGCTTGGCCTGAATGGCCCGCAGGTGATCGAGCAAGAAGCCGGGCTTGAGGAATACGACTCTCGGGATCGTCCTTTCATTTGGAGCCTGACCGGTGGCGAGCAGCGTTTTGCCAGTGGTTTGGTGGATCGCTATGTCGCTGACGACGTGGTGCAGATTCAGCAGCAGGTCAGCGAATTGCTCAAGCAGGGTTTGCCGGCGCAGCAACGTAGCCAACAGGCTGAGCTGTTCTTGCAGCGCTTGGCCCGGCTGGACGCCGAACCGCAAATCGAGCCGTCAGTGGTTCGCGATCTGTATCAAGGAGAACGCTCATGA
- a CDS encoding malonate decarboxylase subunit delta: METLSFEFPAGQPPKGRTLVGCVGSGDLEVLIEPGVAGKLTIQVQTSVNGAEQRWQHLFARMFDGQTPPAMAIDIHDFGATPGVVRLRLEQGFEEIGHD; the protein is encoded by the coding sequence ATGGAAACCTTATCCTTTGAATTCCCCGCCGGGCAGCCGCCCAAGGGCCGCACGCTGGTGGGCTGCGTCGGCTCGGGCGATCTGGAAGTGCTGATCGAACCGGGTGTGGCCGGCAAGTTGACGATCCAGGTGCAGACCTCGGTGAATGGCGCGGAACAGCGCTGGCAGCACCTGTTTGCGCGGATGTTTGACGGCCAGACACCGCCAGCGATGGCGATTGATATTCACGACTTCGGCGCGACGCCGGGCGTGGTGCGCTTACGTCTGGAACAAGGCTTTGAGGAGATCGGCCATGACTGA